The genomic window TATTTGGAACGCTATTGCAGCTTTTTCAAAGATACCTTACATACCCGTAACTGAGCCTGGATGGGATTCGCGTCCTTGGCACGGCATAAACTCCCGCGTTAGAACGGGAAAGACGCCCGAGAAATTTGCGCAAATGCTACGAAATGCAAAGGAGTTTCTTAGCGCTCATAAAACTTCGCCAAAGGTAGTCCTTATCGAAGCGTGGAATGAGTTTGGCGAGGGCGACTATATTGAACCCCATTTGGAATGGGGTTTTGGGTACCTGGACGCGATTCGAGAAGTATTCACCGACGCACCGCATGAGCATATTGACCTTGTCCCGCAAGACGTTGGCCTTGGACCCTATGAATTTGCAAAGCCCAAGCCTCTTACAAGCTGGACGTTCGATGGATTGGAAGAAGTGGGATGGAGCGCATCTCAGGAACTTCGAGATGCTGGCATCGAGAATGGTAGCCTTGTTGCTACTTCCATTGGTTCAGACCCAGCCTTCTATGGGCCACCAGTAAACATTGATTCCTCAAAGTTCAAAACCCTAGAAATACGAATGAAGGTAGATAGAGGGAAGCAGGCTCAGTTTTTCTGGGCTGGTCGAGGCAGAAACTTCAATGAAACGATGAGTATTAGGTTTGAAATTTTTCCCAATGGTGAGTTCCATGTTTATAGACTCAATCTAAGCACTTTGCCCACCTGGCGTGGTATAATAACCGGCTTGCGGTTTGACCCTACCGATGCTGGCGATGCACGCATTGAGATTGACTACATTCGTTTTCTACCTTAACCCTCTTTATAGGCTCTCTTAATCGTTTAGAAATCATCTCTATTTTGGATTCCTCTTATGGCACAAATGATTTGGTGGGTTATGTATTTTTAATATCCAATGCGCTTGAGGAGGAAATATGAAAGCGATTAGGCGAGTCATCTTCATTGTTTTGATGGGCTTAGCCCTGAGTATGATTACTAGATATGCATATGGCAGTGATGTTGTCAAGCTGGAATACAAGTATGTCCCTGGCGAGCTTTTGCGCTATAAAATGGTTGCAGATATGAAGATTCATTTGACGGGCGGTCCAAACGCCGCATCAATCACCATGCCAGTAAAAATGGCGGGCGTGTTTAAACAGAAAACTAAACGTTTGCTATCCGATGGTGATGCAGAAATCATTTTGGCATTTGAGTCACTGAGAATGGAGATGATGGGCAAAACCTGTGAGCTGCCTTTCAAGCAAATTCCCCCAATATCCATGGTTGTCTCGAAGACCGGCATGGTCAAGGGTTTGTCATCAAATGAATTGCTTGGTAGCTTCATACCTGGCGGGAAACTAATGTGCCCGAGCGGCATGGGCACAAATATGGTACTCCTTCCGCAAGAGGAACTTCGTATTGGAGATACTTGGACTAGGGATTTTCCGAAAATAGAGGGCTTGAATAACGTTAAGCTAAGTGGAAAGCTACTTAGCACCGACTTCAAAGTTGGCAAATACACTACTGCTGTGTTTAAGCAATGCTTCGGCGGCGACTTCGATATGACATCACCAATGGCAATGAATGCCAATGGAGGTTCTCTTTTGCCTGTGGGTGGTAATATGAAAGGTTCATTCCTTGGAGATACGACGGTTTGTTTTTCAGCCGAGAAAGGACAATTAATTCGAACTGATGGTCAGTTAAGCATGAATATGACTGCCAACATGCCGGATACAAATGGGAATCATGCAAATGTAAGCCTCAATGTGGAGATTGCATACCAAATGTTCCTTTTGCCAGCCGGCACAAAGAAATAGGTACTTTGGCACTATAAACAACTATGCTATGGGTGGAATAGTTTAAGGGGCAATTATTCCACTGCTTGCGTCAAAGCACAAGAAAAATTAGATTCTATGCGGCTTTTTGCTCACAGTTTTGAAGTTCGCGCATATATGACCGCGCGAAAGCCTCTACAGTTCGCTCGTCAACGGTGCCTTCAGCATCGCGCTTGAGAATTTCCAGCGCATCTTTTTCATTTAAAGGTCTCCGATATCTTTGGAGTGAAGTCAGGCGGTCGAATGTGTCGGAAACCGCTATGATGCTAGCACCTTCATCAGCTCTATCAGCAAGTGTTAATAATCGGACGTGTGGGTTGGCTTTTCTTCTGTTGAAGCTGGTTAGATAAGCTGCTACTTTGCGCGAGATAGCAGACTGAGGCACTAGCGAGCGGTCCATGTGGTGAAGCAAGGCTGCCAATTTGAGGTCTGAAATTTCCTCAGAATTCCAATTCATCTCAGCAGCGGTCATGGCACACAACTTTTCAACGCGTCGGCAATGTTGACGCTCTTCTAAATCTCTTTCTGCCATGCCAGCAATCAAGTACTCAATTGCTATATCTAAAATAGGATTTTTTTCCATTTCATCCCCCATTAGGTTAATTGGCAACAACCAAACTAGATTATCGGTTGCAGTTGGCGTATTCATAAGCCTCTCGTATGTGGATGAACATTAGTCCTCACAAAGTCGTCTAACACCCGGGACTATGACCGCATGTACAGGTTTTGCCGCGTAAACCTTGACTTAGCTATATTTCTCTTGTATACTGAACTAACACGATTAAAATGTACAATTGAGGTGACACGCTTGAAACTCAAAATAGGGCTGCCAAAGGGGAGCTTACAGGAGTCAACGTTAAGTTTGTTTAGAAAGGCGGGCTGGGAATTCCACATCAATAGCAGGTCCTATATGCCTTCTTGCGATGATAATGAGCTGGATGCTCTTCTTGTGCGGCCGCAAGAAATTCCCAGATATGTGCAGGATGGCATTCTCGATGTAGGGCTTACTGGCTATGATTGGGTTGTTGACAATGGTGCAGATGTTGTGGAGGTAGAAGATCTTTCGTATAACAAAGCAACTTTCCGTCCCTTGCGTGTGGTTGTGGCAGTGCAGGAGGAATCAAATTTTCACAGCCCCAAAGATTTGAATGGAAAGCGAATCTCCACCGAATATGTCAACCTCACCAAGCGGTGGCTTGAGACTCACGGAATTTCCGCACACGTCGAGTTTTCATGGGGAGCATGCGAGGTTAAAGTTCCTGACCTAGCCGATGCAATAGT from Armatimonadota bacterium includes these protein-coding regions:
- the hisG gene encoding ATP phosphoribosyltransferase gives rise to the protein MEVTRLKLKIGLPKGSLQESTLSLFRKAGWEFHINSRSYMPSCDDNELDALLVRPQEIPRYVQDGILDVGLTGYDWVVDNGADVVEVEDLSYNKATFRPLRVVVAVQEESNFHSPKDLNGKRISTEYVNLTKRWLETHGISAHVEFSWGACEVKVPDLADAIVVNTETGSSLRAHNLRIMETILESTARLIANKISWEDPWKRTKIENLAMLLKGAISAEQLVGLKMNVPKERLGDVIDVLPALRRPTLSPLSDENWYAVETIIDVKTVRELIPTLRRAGAEGLVEYPLNKVIP